The sequence AAAATGCCGTTGCTGTTGAAGGGACCAATATTCCCAAAACCGTTGTTGAGCTCTGCGAGAAAAAGACTGCTACTGCCTTTTTCGATGGAGACCGTGGCGGCGAATTAATCCTGCGGGAGCTCTTGCAGGTCGTTGACATAGATTTTGTTGCTTTCTCCCCCAAGGGAAAAAGTGTCGAGGATATGACCAGAAAAGAGGTCATCAAGACCCTGCGCAACAAGGTGCCGGTGGAATATGTGCGTGACCAGTACTTTGAAGATGCGGCTGAACTTCCGGCTGACCTCCGCATCACACGAGGGGGGGCGGATGAGACGGATGCTGCAGGTAAAAAGGCTCGTCATGCTTCCGCCTCAAAGCGCCCTTCTGACGGCACAAGTGGGCCTCTTACCCTGCGGGACCATATTGACGATGTTAAAGGTCATAGTCTTGCCCGGTTTCTTACCGATGATCTGACCGTTGTGAAAGAACTGCGCCCGGATGAAGTGGAAAAAGCGATAGAAACTCTTGATGGCACTGTCAGTGGTCTGGTTGTTGATCGCCCGGTGGACCAGAAACTGCTGGACCGGCTGGTCTGGAAAGGCCTTTCCTATGTGGCAGCAAAAGATTTCAAGGGTGTTATAAAACGGCCGTTATCAATCCAGTTAATGAAAATGGGTATGTAATG comes from Methanomicrobiales archaeon HGW-Methanomicrobiales-1 and encodes:
- a CDS encoding DNA primase, which translates into the protein MYSPDTTKYLIHISLTAEGVVEKPDVVGAIFGQTEGLLGEDLDLRDLQRTGRVGRIDVQITSKKGETKGEILISSSLDRAETAILAASLETIDRVGPCVAHVVVESVEDIRVSKRKKIVERAKVLLIERFDDGTIDSDELLDDVRECLRMEKIGSIGEEKVPAGPNVMESDAIIVVEGRADVLNLLRYGIKNAVAVEGTNIPKTVVELCEKKTATAFFDGDRGGELILRELLQVVDIDFVAFSPKGKSVEDMTRKEVIKTLRNKVPVEYVRDQYFEDAAELPADLRITRGGADETDAAGKKARHASASKRPSDGTSGPLTLRDHIDDVKGHSLARFLTDDLTVVKELRPDEVEKAIETLDGTVSGLVVDRPVDQKLLDRLVWKGLSYVAAKDFKGVIKRPLSIQLMKMGM